The Pseudomonas bijieensis DNA window TGGTGGAAATGATCGCCGCGTAGGTCGAAGGACGACCGATGCCGCGTTTTTCCATTTCCTTGACCAGGCTGGCTTCCGAATAACGAGCCGGTGGCTTGGTGAAGTGCTGGGTCGGATCAAGCTTGATCAGCTTCATCACGTCACCCTGGGCCATGTCCGGCAGGACGTCGTCATCCCCGGGCTTGGTGATTTGCGGCATGACGCGGGTGTAGCCGTCGAACTTCAAGATGCGGCCCTTGGCGCGCAGCTCGAAGTCGCCAGCACCGACGCTGACGGTAGTCGACAGGTATTGCGCCGGCAGCATCTGGCAGGCCAGGAATTGGCGCCAGATCAACTCGTAGAGACGCTCGGCGTCGCGCTCCATGCCCGACAGCTTGCTTGGCTCGGTATTGGCATCGGACGGACGAATCGCTTCGTGAGCCTCTTGTGCGCCTTCCTTGCTGCTGTAGACGTTCGGCGTGTCCGGCAGGTATTTCTTGCCGAACTCGCTTTCTATATAAGTGCGCGCCATCGCCACGGCATCGGCCGAGAGGTTGGTCGAGTCGGTACGCATATAAGTGATGTAGCCGGCTTCATATAGACGCTGGGCCATCATCATGGTTTTCTTCACGCCAAAACCCAGGCGGTTGCTCGCAGCCTGTTGCAGCGTGGAAGTGATGAACGGCGCCGACGGTTTGCTGCTGGTCGGCTTGTCCTCGCGCTTGACGATGCTGTAGCTGGAAGCCTTGAGCTTCTCCAGCGCAGCCATGGCCTGGGCTTCGTTGAGCGGCTAGAAGGCCTCACCCTTCTCGCGGGCCACCTCGAAACGCACGGTAGCGCCCTTGGCAGTGCCAAGGTCGGCGTGGACTTCCCAGTATTCTTCAGGGATAAACGCGCGGATCTCCCGCTCGCGCTCCACCACCAGCTTCACCGCGACCGACTGCACACGACCGGCAGACAGCCCGCGGGCGATCTTGGCCCACAACAGTGGCGAGACCATGTAGCCCACCACGCGATCGAGGAAACGACGCGCCTGCTGGGCGTTGACCCGATCGATATCCAGCTCGCCCGGCTGAGAGAAGGCTTCCTGGATGGCTTTCTTGGTGATTTCGTTGAACACCACGCGCTTGTAGCGGCTGTCGTCCCCACCGATGGCTTCGCGCAGGTGCCAGGCAATGGCTTCCCCTTCGCGGTCCAAGTCCGTTGCGAGATAGATGGTGTCAGCATCCTTGGCGAGCCGACGCAGCTCTTCGATGACCTTTTCCTTGCCTGGGAGGATCTCGTACTTGGCTTTCCAGCCATGTTCCGGATCGACCCCCATGCGTGAGACCAGCTGCTTGCGCGCCTTGTCTTTCGGCGACAGCGCCGGCGCTTCACCGGCAGCAGCCTTGCCGCGCTTGGCGGCTGGCTCCTTGCTGGCGCTAGCCGAACCGCTGGTGGGCAGGTCTCGGATATGGCCGATACTCGACTTCACCACGTATTGGTTGCCCAGATACTTGTTGATGGTCTTGGCCTTAGCCGGGGATTCCACAATGACCAGCGATTTGCCCATGGATCAGAAAATTCCTGAATTCTAAAAAGTGAAAGGCGGTTGGCGCCTGACGCGGCACCGCTATATATAGTGGCTGCAAGGTGAGGTCAAGCGCAGGGTTGCCCGCATACCGGCCTCAAGGCTTGGAAAAAATGCTCTCCTCGGCCTGCACCAAAGCAAAGCGTGGCACCTGTTCGCCGTCAACCTCGACGGACTCCTGGAACATGCTCAAGGGACGTACCCAAAAGCCGTAATCGCCATACAGGGCTTGATAGAAGACCACTTCTTCCTCGGTCTCGGAATGCCGCGCAATGCTGAATACGCGGTACTGCGGACCTTTATAATGTTGGTAGAGCCCAGGTTGTATCGGCATGCTTTGGCCCTCACTGAAATCTTTTCAAAATAAAAACAAAAATCTTTTTTACTAAACCCGGAAAAACAAAAACCGGGGCACTTGGCCCCGGCTTCCATCGACGCAACGCTTAGACGCGTTCGAAGACAGTGGCGATGCCCTGGCCGAGGCCAATGCACATGGTGGACACACCAAAGGTGCCGCCATTCTGCTTCATGACGTTGAGCAGCGTGCCGGAGATACGCGCACCGGAGCAACCGAACGGGTGACCCAGGGCGATCGCGCCGCCGTGCAGGTTAACCTTCTCGTTCATCTTGTCGAGCACTTTCAAATCTTTCAGCACTGGTAGGGCCTGTGCGGCGAAAGCTTCGTTGAGCTCGAAGAAGTCGATATCAGCAATACCCAGGCCTGCACGCTTCAAGGCTTTCTGCGTGGCCGGTACTGGACCATAGCCCATGATCGCCGGATCCACACCCGCCACGGCCATCGAACGAATCACCGCCATCGGCTGGATACCCAGGTCCTGGGCGCGCTGGGCCGACATCACGATCATGCACGAGGCACCGTCGGTGATCTGCGACGAAGTACCGGCTGTCACGGTGCCGCCCTTTGGATTGAATGCCGGCTTGAGGGCCGCCAGGCTTTCCAGGGTGGTTTCCGGACGAA harbors:
- a CDS encoding DUF1653 domain-containing protein is translated as MPIQPGLYQHYKGPQYRVFSIARHSETEEEVVFYQALYGDYGFWVRPLSMFQESVEVDGEQVPRFALVQAEESIFSKP